One Klebsiella electrica genomic window, ATAACCTTTCTATCGCAGTTTTCGTTTTAGTTCTCAGGGGAAATGAAATCTGCATGCTGCGACGAGCTAATACCGGTTGGATGGACGGGTGCTATAGCTTGCCTGCCGGTGGGCTTGAATATGGTGAAACACTTTCCTGTGCTGCTGCAAGAGAGTTGGCAGAAGAAACAGGTATGCAGGCATCCCCCTTTGAAATGACCCTTGCCCACACAATGCATGTCTGGACCGAAAACCGTTCATGGGTAGGGCATTATTTTATTTGTCGAAATTGGGATGGTATCGCATTTCTCGCCGAGCCAGAAAAACACGCGCAACTTAGCTGGGAAGATATCGCATTATTGCCAGAGGATACCATCCCTTATGTCCGACAGGCGATAAAGGCTATCAGCAAGGGCCAAACATATTCAGAGTATGGCTGGGAAAAAACGAGTTAAGCAACCCAGGACACAGGGGACATTCACAACAGCTATCACCGAGGCTCAACGGCTATCAGCCTGGACAGTCAGGTGCTTCTGTCCGGTCATGCCTGCCTGTGGCATCTATCTCAGTAATAACTGAATCAGCTGAACAAAAATATACACCGTTGCTGCCACTTGCAATGCCCGGAACCCCCATCTGAGGTAGCGCCATTCATGGCGTTCTCTGGCATCAGCCTCTTCAATGGCGGGGGCAGAACGTTGTCTTTTCTTTGTCCTGAATTCATCGATTACCCACAGGACGAGAATAAGGATAATGATGATTTTCTGAAGTATGGGATTATCCACCAACAGTGACTCCGGCCTGCTCGCTGATGAAGGCAGAATAGATGAACCGCCCTCACATAACCACCGCTAAATGTAGGGATAAGATTAATTTTCGTCCTGGCAGGGCTTTTAGGTGATGCTGTCCATAGCAGGTTGCTCCGCTGCTGAGCAGTCAGTTGAGCGAAACATCCGGCCAGCAGCTATGAGCGAGGAGCGGACTATGGTAATTGTTATCACCAACCAGGGTTGTTACTAGCATTGCGGAGTGTTAATTAACGGGAAGCAGATCGACCCAGTTAGGCTTATAAGTCACCTTCTAGATTTCTTCTTTCTTTTCTTAGGGATGGTATATCCGTAGCTCTTCCCATAAGCATTGAAAGGTTGAGGGTACTTCCTGAGAATCCTATCAATGATTCGTCGTGTTATTTCATGGCTTAACCATTTGAAAGTAATAACTTTATTTTTTCTGATATCGTAATCCAAGTAACTTAATGACATCTTTTGGATGACTGGAGAGTGAGAAACACAGAAAGCGCTTGAACGACCACCCAGCATGTATATGTCATTGTGTGTAACAAAATCCTTTTTTAAGACCACTTCAAATTGCTTATTACCATATTTATCAATACCTAGATGAATATTATCAATATCCTTTCTATGTAGGCTAAGAGCAGTTTGAAAATCAGAAGAATTGTAGACTGCTATAAGATTAAGAATGATTTCATTTGGAGTTGGAATAGTTTGATAGATAAAAGACTGTTCGACGATATTTAACGATACACCGTGTTTAAAATTTTTGACGACGTCGACTGAAGAAGACCATGAGGAAATTCTTTCCGGGAGACGATAGTGGGCGAACATGCTAAATACACCATCCTTCTGCAAATTTATTTTCCTGTAGCATGCAAAATCAACAGTTTTGTATTGAGCCGGAAGATTTACACATAGAGTCTCTAAGTTTTTACCACGATTTTTAGTCGTACTGCGCTGCCAATCGTTGATAGCCTGAAGTATTTCAAGGGTGAATGGGTTACTCATACAGCATCCATATGTCTTCAGAAGTGGATAGGAATTAAATTCTACATTTTTGACTTGTTAACACACTAGCTATTAAACAGTCTATCATATCAGCTGGCTTGTACTCTTATAAGTAACAAAGACTTATCCAATGTCTGCTTTTGGCACGAAACGAACCTACCCACTGGTCCTCAGGTCCGCTATGAGCGAGGAGCAGACATGTGTTTTGCAAAATGTTAACTGATGAGAGTCGATCGAGCAGATTTTTTCATAGAGTTACCTACAATCAGTTTAATTGTCATGAACTAAGTGCCTATACGCCATTGCGGCTCTACCCAATCCTTAAACCAATTGAGTGATTCTGACAATGCTGTTATTTGAGCAAACTCCTGATAATAAGCATTAACTATGGTCATATCAGTTATGTAAAGTGCATTTTCGAACGACATTCCGGCATTTTTAGTTATGTTGAATGATCCAGTCCAAACAGCATAAGGACTAATT contains:
- a CDS encoding NUDIX hydrolase → MSRERYNLSIAVFVLVLRGNEICMLRRANTGWMDGCYSLPAGGLEYGETLSCAAARELAEETGMQASPFEMTLAHTMHVWTENRSWVGHYFICRNWDGIAFLAEPEKHAQLSWEDIALLPEDTIPYVRQAIKAISKGQTYSEYGWEKTS